The Streptococcus viridans genome includes a window with the following:
- a CDS encoding CsbD family protein produces MSTEEKVNQAKGAIKEGVGKLTGDKKTEKEGAAEKVVSKVKEVAEDAKDAVEGAIEGVKNMIKGDDK; encoded by the coding sequence ATGTCTACAGAAGAAAAAGTAAACCAAGCAAAAGGTGCGATTAAAGAAGGTGTCGGTAAATTGACTGGCGACAAGAAAACAGAAAAAGAAGGAGCTGCAGAAAAAGTAGTTTCTAAAGTTAAAGAAGTCGCAGAAGACGCAAAAGATGCCGTTGAAGGCGCAATCGAAGGCGTTAAGAATATGATCAAAGGTGATGATAAATAA
- a CDS encoding Type 1 glutamine amidotransferase-like domain-containing protein has protein sequence MRLFLCSNFSKTGKLIQDEVEGKNVLFIPTASIEEEYKGYVNSARQLWQEMNVNVIDLELSAASSDQIEKAFKKADIVYFASGNTFVLVDQIKRLGVDELIKKHLKDGKLYVGESAGAIICAKELYYIEPLYHIPENYSQIGYSGLGLIDFYILPHDSHPLFKKITNDILEKFPTLDICSLTNSQAVLVENGTRKLMSI, from the coding sequence ATGAGATTATTTTTGTGTTCAAATTTTTCAAAAACAGGAAAACTAATACAAGATGAAGTTGAAGGAAAAAACGTACTCTTCATCCCCACTGCTTCAATTGAAGAAGAGTATAAAGGATACGTAAACTCTGCCCGTCAATTATGGCAAGAGATGAATGTTAATGTTATTGATCTTGAGTTATCAGCAGCCTCCTCTGATCAAATAGAAAAAGCCTTCAAAAAGGCAGATATCGTTTATTTTGCCAGTGGAAATACTTTTGTTCTAGTTGATCAGATAAAAAGATTGGGAGTTGATGAATTAATTAAGAAACATCTGAAAGATGGCAAATTATATGTTGGAGAATCTGCTGGAGCAATTATTTGCGCAAAAGAACTCTACTATATCGAACCACTTTACCATATCCCTGAAAACTACTCTCAGATTGGATACTCTGGACTCGGGCTAATAGATTTTTACATTCTTCCACATGACTCCCATCCATTATTTAAGAAAATTACCAACGATATCCTTGAGAAATTCCCAACATTGGATATCTGTTCTCTCACTAACTCTCAAGCTGTCTTAGTTGAAAACGGAACTAGAAAATTAATGAGTATTTAG
- a CDS encoding GlsB/YeaQ/YmgE family stress response membrane protein produces MLWSIIIGGLIGLVAGGVTKKGGSMGVIANVLAGLIGSSVGQSLLGSWGPSLAGMALLPSIAGAVIVVSVVSFFLGKKE; encoded by the coding sequence ATGCTTTGGTCTATTATTATAGGAGGCCTTATCGGTCTCGTAGCGGGTGGAGTCACTAAAAAAGGTGGATCTATGGGAGTGATTGCTAATGTTTTAGCAGGTTTAATTGGTTCGTCAGTTGGACAGTCCCTTCTGGGATCCTGGGGTCCGTCTTTAGCAGGTATGGCTTTGCTTCCTTCTATTGCGGGTGCAGTTATTGTTGTTTCCGTAGTGTCGTTTTTCTTAGGGAAAAAAGAATAA
- a CDS encoding SP_0198 family lipoprotein, with protein MKIKKLTISIVSLASIALLTACSQTAQPVQQTVSQQQSNQSAKQNASVSTSNNNQSQTDQSSESPVTQPTNIDGTYNGVDEEDQIILVVNGATGTWTEVEPDGDKEVKQVTFDSVNQRMTISDDVKIYTVNDNQIIVDDLDRDPSDRIVLTK; from the coding sequence ATGAAAATAAAAAAACTTACAATTTCTATTGTTTCTTTAGCAAGTATTGCCCTATTAACTGCATGTTCTCAGACAGCTCAACCTGTTCAACAGACTGTTAGTCAACAACAATCCAATCAATCTGCTAAGCAAAATGCTTCTGTATCGACATCAAACAACAATCAGTCTCAAACAGATCAAAGTTCTGAATCTCCAGTAACACAGCCTACAAATATTGATGGAACTTATAACGGTGTGGATGAAGAAGACCAAATTATTCTGGTTGTGAATGGTGCAACCGGAACATGGACAGAAGTGGAACCTGATGGAGATAAAGAGGTGAAGCAAGTTACTTTTGATTCAGTAAATCAACGCATGACGATTAGTGATGATGTCAAAATTTATACTGTCAATGATAATCAAATTATAGTTGATGATCTCGATCGTGATCCGTCAGATCGAATTGTTTTAACTAAATAG
- a CDS encoding CsbD family protein, translated as MSTEEKVNQAKGAIKEGVGKLTGDEKTEKEGTAEKVISKVKEVAEDAKDAVEGAIEGVKNMIKGDDK; from the coding sequence ATGTCTACAGAAGAAAAAGTAAACCAAGCAAAAGGTGCGATCAAAGAAGGTGTCGGTAAATTGACTGGCGATGAAAAAACTGAAAAAGAAGGAACTGCTGAAAAAGTAATTTCTAAAGTAAAAGAAGTCGCAGAAGACGCAAAAGATGCCGTTGAAGGCGCAATCGAAGGCGTTAAAAATATGATTAAAGGTGACGACAAATAA
- a CDS encoding T6SS immunity protein Tdi1 domain-containing protein, with amino-acid sequence MLENFIKVADMPQEVIEKYKDQVPAELVQIWQEDGLGTFLDGYLKVINPDDYLELLRDSYFRGDIAFPMFVTAFGDIITWEKNTYVGIVQYNIQDLDIMIKRMDRFIEYVDDEDFKDDYFDIPLYKKAVAKHGELAYDECFGFVPLLVLGGFKDVDHMDKVKVREHIYLMYQLTGGVFDD; translated from the coding sequence ATGCTAGAAAACTTTATAAAAGTGGCAGATATGCCCCAAGAAGTCATTGAAAAGTATAAGGATCAAGTCCCTGCTGAGTTAGTTCAAATTTGGCAGGAGGATGGTCTAGGAACCTTCTTAGATGGTTATCTAAAAGTCATCAATCCAGATGATTATCTTGAACTTCTCCGAGATAGCTATTTCAGAGGAGATATCGCTTTTCCTATGTTCGTAACAGCATTTGGTGATATTATTACCTGGGAAAAGAATACCTATGTGGGAATTGTCCAATATAATATTCAAGATTTGGATATTATGATTAAGCGTATGGATCGTTTCATAGAGTATGTTGATGATGAAGATTTCAAAGACGATTATTTCGATATTCCACTCTACAAAAAAGCTGTTGCCAAACATGGTGAATTGGCCTACGATGAGTGTTTCGGTTTTGTCCCGCTCCTGGTATTAGGAGGCTTTAAAGATGTGGATCATATGGATAAAGTCAAAGTCCGGGAGCACATTTACCTCATGTACCAACTCACAGGCGGAGTATTTGACGATTGA
- a CDS encoding GlsB/YeaQ/YmgE family stress response membrane protein: MLISAVVGGLIGLVAGGITNKGGSMGVITKVLAGLVGSSVGQLLLGSWGPSLVGMALFPSIAGAVIVISLVSFFFGKKE; the protein is encoded by the coding sequence ATGCTTATATCCGCTGTTGTCGGTGGTCTTATCGGTTTAGTTGCCGGAGGGATCACTAATAAGGGAGGTTCGATGGGTGTAATTACTAAAGTCTTAGCAGGTTTAGTAGGTTCGTCTGTTGGACAATTACTATTGGGTTCTTGGGGACCTAGCCTAGTTGGTATGGCACTGTTTCCATCTATTGCGGGTGCAGTCATTGTTATCTCCCTAGTGTCGTTTTTCTTTGGTAAAAAAGAATAA
- a CDS encoding ABC transporter permease — MKIAWNEIKYQPKKFILIELLITILMFMVVFLSGLTNGLGRSVSAQIDNYGALHYILSTDSEGIIPFSTITAKDLEEIQKIEGMDYSGLSIQRATISKTEVSNTLDITYFATDHNDKEILNPIIEDTELKISDLKKNEVILDHSFKEDEGIQVGDQVIDKTSKQKLKVVAFAKNAKYGYSEIGFISSETYTGMRQKTDPSYQWQAQTLVTKKSIPSSDLASNLMVADKKQVIDKIPGYKAQNLTLRMITWVLLLASSAILGVFFYILTLQKLKQFGVLKAIGMSMSQITYVQLSQLTIISLIGVLLGLGLATIMAPFLPNSIPSFMTLKDNLTISVSFILTSILCGALSLVKIKKVDPIEVIGGNGE, encoded by the coding sequence ATGAAAATCGCATGGAATGAAATTAAATACCAGCCCAAGAAGTTTATCCTGATTGAACTCCTCATTACCATCCTCATGTTTATGGTGGTATTCTTGTCCGGTCTAACAAATGGACTGGGGCGTTCGGTATCGGCCCAAATCGATAACTATGGGGCCCTGCACTACATCCTTTCGACGGATTCAGAAGGGATTATCCCCTTTTCAACCATTACGGCGAAAGATTTAGAAGAGATCCAAAAGATAGAGGGAATGGACTATTCTGGCTTGTCGATCCAGCGGGCAACTATCTCAAAAACAGAGGTTTCCAATACTCTGGACATCACCTACTTCGCGACCGATCACAATGACAAAGAAATCCTCAATCCAATCATAGAAGATACAGAGCTCAAGATCTCCGACCTAAAGAAAAACGAGGTCATTCTGGACCATTCTTTCAAAGAGGATGAGGGAATCCAAGTCGGCGATCAAGTGATCGACAAAACTTCTAAGCAAAAACTCAAGGTCGTGGCCTTTGCGAAAAATGCCAAATACGGCTATAGCGAGATTGGCTTTATCAGCTCGGAGACCTATACAGGCATGCGACAAAAAACAGATCCAAGCTATCAATGGCAAGCCCAAACCCTTGTGACCAAGAAAAGCATCCCTTCTAGTGATCTAGCCAGCAACTTAATGGTGGCGGATAAGAAGCAAGTGATCGATAAAATCCCTGGCTACAAGGCTCAAAATCTGACGCTACGGATGATCACGTGGGTGCTACTACTCGCTTCTTCTGCCATTCTTGGGGTCTTCTTCTATATCCTGACCTTGCAAAAGTTGAAACAGTTCGGCGTCCTAAAGGCCATTGGCATGTCCATGAGCCAGATTACCTATGTCCAACTATCCCAGCTCACCATCATCTCCCTCATCGGAGTACTGCTGGGTCTTGGCCTGGCAACTATAATGGCGCCATTTTTACCCAATAGCATCCCTTCCTTTATGACCCTGAAAGACAACCTCACCATCTCGGTTAGCTTTATCCTGACCTCTATTTTGTGTGGTGCCTTGTCCCTTGTCAAAATCAAAAAAGTAGATCCAATCGAAGTCATTGGTGGAAATGGAGAATAA
- a CDS encoding Asp23/Gls24 family envelope stress response protein, with protein MSNEKNVNTTNVDKQEATKKVDAVKGELTYEDKVIQKIIGLSLEKVDGLLAVDGGFFSNLTDKIINTDHVGNGVNVEVGKEQVAVDLNVVVEYQKNVPELYKHIKEVVVSQVSKITDLEVIEVNVNVVDIKTKEQHEADSVSLQDRVTGVVESTGEFASEQFENVKTGLGNGFSAVKEKVGEGVEAVTDSSSNEKPRVH; from the coding sequence ATGTCAAACGAAAAAAATGTAAACACAACAAATGTAGATAAACAAGAAGCTACTAAAAAAGTAGATGCAGTAAAAGGAGAATTGACTTACGAAGATAAAGTCATTCAAAAAATTATCGGACTTTCTTTAGAAAAAGTAGATGGCTTGTTGGCTGTAGATGGAGGATTTTTCTCTAATCTAACTGATAAGATCATCAATACTGACCATGTTGGTAATGGAGTAAACGTTGAAGTTGGTAAAGAACAAGTCGCTGTTGACTTGAATGTAGTAGTGGAATATCAAAAGAATGTTCCTGAGTTGTACAAACACATTAAAGAAGTAGTTGTATCACAAGTTTCTAAGATCACTGACTTGGAAGTTATTGAAGTGAATGTGAATGTTGTTGATATTAAAACGAAAGAACAACATGAAGCAGATTCAGTAAGCTTGCAAGATCGTGTAACTGGAGTAGTTGAATCAACAGGTGAATTCGCATCTGAACAGTTTGAAAATGTTAAAACAGGTTTAGGGAATGGATTCTCAGCAGTTAAAGAAAAAGTTGGTGAAGGCGTAGAAGCCGTAACTGACTCTTCATCAAATGAAAAACCACGTGTTCATTAA
- a CDS encoding CsbD family protein produces MSTEEKVNQAKGAIKEGVGKLTGDKKTEKEGAAEKVVSKVKEVAEDAKDAVEGAIEGVKNMIKGDDK; encoded by the coding sequence ATGTCTACAGAAGAAAAAGTAAACCAAGCAAAAGGTGCGATCAAAGAAGGTGTCGGTAAATTGACTGGCGACAAGAAAACAGAAAAAGAAGGAGCTGCTGAAAAGGTAGTTTCTAAAGTAAAAGAAGTCGCAGAAGACGCAAAAGATGCCGTTGAAGGCGCAATCGAAGGCGTTAAGAATATGATCAAAGGTGATGACAAATAA
- a CDS encoding aldo/keto reductase — translation METYTLANGVAIPKIGFGTWQIAEGEEAYNSVSFALKAGYTHIDTAQIYGNEVSVGKAIADSDLAREDIFLTTKLWNDKHDYELAKTSIDESLERLGVDYLDLLLIHWPNPKALRENDAWKAGNAGAWKAMEEAYKEGKVRAIGVSNFMQHHLEALIETAEIVPHVNQILLAPGCDQEDLVAYCQERDILIEAYSPLGTGGIFGNEDVEAVAERNGKSVAQVALRWSLQKGFLPLPKSVTPKNIKANLDIFGFDLSEEDMAVLDKIQGIKTQDDPDKVNF, via the coding sequence ATGGAAACATATACACTTGCAAATGGGGTTGCTATTCCTAAAATTGGTTTTGGAACTTGGCAAATTGCTGAAGGCGAAGAAGCCTATAACAGCGTTAGCTTCGCACTTAAGGCGGGTTACACACATATTGATACCGCACAAATTTACGGTAACGAGGTTTCTGTAGGTAAGGCGATTGCTGATAGTGATTTGGCACGTGAGGATATTTTCCTAACTACCAAACTTTGGAATGATAAGCACGATTACGAGTTGGCTAAGACTTCTATCGATGAGTCTCTCGAAAGACTTGGTGTGGATTATTTGGATCTTTTGCTTATCCATTGGCCTAATCCAAAGGCGCTTCGTGAGAATGATGCTTGGAAGGCTGGCAATGCGGGTGCATGGAAGGCTATGGAAGAAGCTTACAAAGAAGGTAAGGTGCGCGCTATCGGTGTGTCTAACTTTATGCAACATCACCTAGAAGCTCTTATTGAAACAGCTGAAATTGTTCCACATGTCAATCAAATCCTCTTGGCTCCAGGTTGTGACCAAGAAGACTTAGTTGCCTATTGCCAAGAGCGCGATATCCTTATTGAAGCCTATAGTCCACTAGGTACAGGTGGTATTTTTGGAAATGAAGATGTTGAAGCAGTGGCTGAACGTAACGGTAAATCTGTGGCACAAGTTGCTCTGCGTTGGAGCCTTCAAAAAGGTTTCTTGCCACTACCTAAGTCTGTGACACCTAAAAATATAAAAGCTAACTTGGATATCTTCGGCTTCGACTTATCAGAGGAAGATATGGCGGTCTTGGATAAGATTCAAGGCATCAAAACTCAGGATGATCCTGACAAAGTTAATTTTTAA
- a CDS encoding DUF2273 domain-containing protein: MEWFKKYQYPLLSGLAGVLLACCILSYGFFKTLFVLIFAVLGAGVGYYIQQKGLFK, from the coding sequence ATGGAATGGTTTAAAAAATACCAGTATCCACTACTGTCTGGATTAGCAGGTGTTCTTTTAGCTTGCTGCATCCTGTCCTATGGGTTCTTTAAAACATTGTTTGTTTTAATCTTCGCCGTCTTAGGAGCTGGAGTTGGATATTATATACAACAAAAAGGACTATTTAAATAA
- a CDS encoding low temperature requirement protein A — MTTLIKHKRVEFSELFYDLVFVFAISKATTLIEHLHNGILTWNSFLDFFMAVLVLTDSWMIQTIYTNRYGKNSLFNMVIMFIKMGLLLFIANMIGPDWQQYFHYLCWAVGTLTFTLFLQYLVEFFRKSTDNVERESIKGFLWITGLGSLGVYLAALLPIYVGVSVLFASILLTFIMPIILLSKDKHYQVNLPHLIERISLLVIITFGEMIMELANFFTIENFSIYSVLYFIIMLSLFLFYFGQFDHAIDEKSNQKGLFLIYSHYPIFIGLIMMTVSMSFLLNPEANLLFATSFSYIGFGLFQAAVLVNGPYNKHYLRYSKSYYCVQATLYLAALILSLIFASNPIIVVSITTILALAIAIHFIYFYVTQNKKYSKSNWGFF; from the coding sequence ATGACAACTCTTATTAAGCATAAACGTGTAGAATTTTCAGAACTATTTTATGACCTAGTGTTTGTTTTTGCAATTTCAAAAGCAACTACTTTAATTGAGCATCTTCATAACGGTATTTTGACTTGGAATTCTTTCCTTGATTTTTTCATGGCTGTCTTGGTTCTCACTGATTCATGGATGATTCAAACCATTTATACCAATCGCTATGGAAAGAACTCTTTATTTAACATGGTAATCATGTTTATCAAAATGGGACTTTTACTCTTTATAGCCAATATGATTGGACCTGATTGGCAACAATATTTTCATTATCTTTGTTGGGCTGTTGGTACATTAACCTTTACCTTATTTTTACAATATTTGGTTGAATTTTTTAGAAAATCAACCGATAATGTTGAACGGGAAAGTATCAAAGGTTTTCTATGGATAACAGGTCTAGGAAGTTTAGGAGTCTATCTAGCAGCTCTTCTTCCTATTTACGTTGGAGTCTCTGTCTTATTTGCTAGTATTCTGCTAACATTTATTATGCCAATTATCTTGCTTAGTAAAGATAAGCATTACCAGGTAAATCTCCCCCATTTAATCGAGCGCATCTCCCTTCTTGTCATTATTACGTTTGGAGAGATGATTATGGAGCTAGCTAACTTCTTTACAATCGAGAATTTCTCGATTTATTCGGTTCTTTATTTCATTATTATGCTTTCTCTGTTCTTGTTTTATTTTGGTCAATTCGACCATGCTATTGATGAAAAATCTAATCAAAAGGGACTATTTCTAATTTACAGTCACTATCCTATTTTCATTGGACTTATTATGATGACCGTTTCGATGAGTTTTCTTCTGAATCCTGAAGCTAATCTTCTCTTTGCAACCAGCTTCTCTTATATCGGATTTGGCCTCTTTCAAGCTGCTGTCCTAGTAAATGGGCCCTATAACAAACACTATCTTCGCTATTCGAAAAGTTACTACTGTGTCCAAGCGACACTCTATCTGGCTGCCTTGATTCTCTCTTTAATCTTTGCTTCTAATCCTATAATAGTAGTGAGTATAACAACCATTTTAGCTCTAGCTATAGCCATTCATTTTATTTATTTTTATGTGACACAGAATAAAAAATATTCCAAATCTAACTGGGGGTTCTTTTAA
- a CDS encoding diacylglycerol/lipid kinase family protein encodes MKKAMLIINPTSGGEKALDYKEILENKAKKYFDDIETMITQKAEDATHFSEKASKEHYDAVIVFGGDGTVNEVISGIAEKDYIPKLGIIPGGTGNLITKLLGISQDIDQAIEELDFNFTNTIDIGKVNNNYFGYIFSIGSLPEAIHNVEIEDKTKFGIFAYALNTMKSIIKDDVFNIRIETENGSYNGEASQVLVLLSNYYADKKLFDENKDGYGNILILKDASILSKLSAIPDLLKGDVVANDHIEYIKARNIKISSDTELETDVDGDKSDNLPVNIKILGNHIKVYSSPKE; translated from the coding sequence ATGAAAAAAGCAATGTTAATTATTAATCCAACCTCTGGTGGAGAAAAGGCATTAGATTACAAAGAAATTTTGGAAAACAAAGCTAAAAAGTATTTTGACGATATCGAAACAATGATTACTCAAAAAGCTGAGGATGCAACTCACTTTTCTGAAAAGGCATCTAAAGAACATTATGATGCAGTAATTGTTTTTGGTGGAGATGGAACTGTCAATGAGGTTATTTCAGGAATTGCTGAGAAAGATTACATTCCAAAATTGGGGATCATTCCTGGTGGGACAGGCAACTTAATCACAAAATTATTAGGAATAAGCCAAGATATTGATCAGGCAATTGAAGAACTGGATTTCAATTTTACTAATACTATTGATATTGGAAAAGTTAATAACAATTATTTTGGTTATATCTTTAGCATTGGTTCTTTGCCAGAAGCTATTCATAATGTTGAAATAGAAGATAAAACAAAATTTGGGATCTTCGCATATGCTTTAAATACCATGAAGTCAATCATAAAAGATGACGTGTTTAATATTCGTATTGAAACTGAAAATGGAAGTTATAACGGAGAAGCTAGTCAAGTATTAGTCTTATTATCCAACTATTACGCTGATAAAAAACTATTTGATGAAAATAAAGATGGATACGGAAATATCTTAATTTTAAAAGATGCCTCCATCCTTTCTAAACTATCTGCAATTCCAGATTTATTAAAAGGAGATGTTGTGGCTAATGATCACATCGAATACATTAAAGCAAGAAATATTAAAATTTCTTCTGATACTGAGTTAGAAACAGATGTTGACGGTGATAAATCAGATAATCTTCCTGTAAATATTAAAATACTTGGTAACCATATCAAAGTTTACTCATCACCGAAAGAATAA
- the amaP gene encoding alkaline shock response membrane anchor protein AmaP gives MSKSKKILSLIFCILILTILIPILLDYHKVSGLGLHLVNWKRISFLEFYFSRYLFWGSLVLSVLILLLMLVILFYPKRDLEIQLEEKGGKLKLKNSAIEGFVRGLVNENNFIKDPKVHVNSRKNKCLVYVEGEILPSENIIERSQLIQQEIADGLTQFFGMNHGVKLDVSVKDYKPKTPTKKTVSRVK, from the coding sequence ATGTCAAAGTCAAAAAAAATACTTTCCCTTATTTTTTGTATTTTAATCTTGACAATTTTGATTCCTATTTTGCTAGATTATCACAAAGTTAGCGGTCTCGGTCTCCACTTAGTAAATTGGAAGCGAATTTCCTTTTTGGAATTTTATTTTTCAAGATATCTTTTCTGGGGCTCCTTGGTTCTATCGGTTTTGATACTACTTTTGATGCTAGTTATACTTTTTTACCCTAAGAGGGATTTAGAAATTCAACTAGAAGAAAAAGGCGGTAAGCTGAAACTAAAAAATTCTGCTATTGAAGGATTTGTTCGTGGTTTAGTTAACGAAAATAACTTCATTAAAGATCCTAAAGTTCATGTAAATAGTCGGAAAAATAAATGTTTAGTTTACGTGGAAGGAGAAATTCTTCCGTCTGAAAACATTATCGAAAGAAGTCAATTGATTCAACAAGAAATCGCTGATGGATTAACACAGTTTTTTGGAATGAATCATGGTGTTAAGCTTGATGTTTCTGTAAAAGATTATAAGCCTAAAACACCAACTAAAAAAACTGTAAGTCGTGTAAAGTAA
- a CDS encoding ABC transporter ATP-binding protein translates to MAIIALENIRKSYADGSQMHHVLNQLNLSVEPNEFVAILGPSGSGKSTLLAIAGLLLSADEGRISIAGQDLTGLNQGQWTQKRLELLGFIFQDHQLLSYMKIGDQLELVAKLKGEKDKKKRQEEVKALLADLGIEACYHQYPNQMSGGQKQRAAIARAFIGNPQVILADEPTASLDPDRGQEIAQLIRKEVKSKNKSAIMVTHDRSILTYVDTIYELKHGQLLKVEKLD, encoded by the coding sequence ATGGCCATTATTGCATTAGAAAATATCAGAAAATCCTACGCCGATGGCAGCCAGATGCACCATGTCCTCAACCAACTGAATTTAAGCGTCGAACCCAACGAATTTGTCGCGATCTTGGGCCCTTCAGGATCTGGTAAATCCACTCTCTTAGCTATCGCTGGTTTACTCTTATCAGCAGACGAGGGGCGGATTTCTATCGCTGGCCAAGACTTGACTGGCCTCAACCAAGGCCAGTGGACGCAAAAACGCCTGGAATTGCTTGGCTTCATCTTTCAAGATCACCAGCTCCTCTCCTATATGAAAATCGGTGACCAGTTAGAACTGGTGGCCAAATTGAAGGGGGAAAAGGACAAGAAAAAACGCCAAGAGGAAGTCAAAGCCTTGTTGGCAGATCTTGGCATCGAAGCTTGTTACCACCAATACCCGAATCAGATGTCTGGTGGGCAAAAACAACGGGCAGCCATCGCTCGCGCCTTCATCGGAAATCCGCAGGTCATTTTGGCCGATGAACCAACGGCTAGCCTAGACCCAGATCGAGGACAAGAAATCGCCCAGTTGATCCGGAAAGAAGTCAAATCCAAAAACAAGAGCGCTATCATGGTGACCCATGACCGCTCCATCCTGACCTATGTGGATACCATTTATGAATTAAAACATGGTCAATTGCTAAAGGTCGAAAAGCTTGATTAA
- a CDS encoding Asp23/Gls24 family envelope stress response protein — MSNEKNIKETNAKVEEVKQTDAVKGELTYEDKVIQKIIGLSLEKVDGLLAVDGGFFSNLADKIVNTDHVGNGVNVEVGKEQVAVDLNVVVEYQKNVPDLYKHIKEVVASQVSKITDLEVIEVNVNVVDIKTKEQYEADSVSLQDRVTGVVESTGEFASEQFENVKTGLGNGFSAVKEKVGEGVEAVTDSSSNEKPRVH, encoded by the coding sequence ATGTCAAACGAAAAAAATATTAAAGAAACAAACGCAAAAGTAGAAGAAGTTAAACAAACAGATGCAGTAAAAGGAGAATTGACTTACGAAGATAAAGTTATTCAAAAAATCATCGGACTTTCATTAGAAAAAGTAGATGGCTTGTTGGCTGTAGATGGAGGATTTTTCTCTAATCTAGCTGATAAGATCGTCAATACTGACCATGTTGGTAATGGAGTAAACGTTGAAGTTGGTAAAGAACAAGTCGCTGTTGACTTGAATGTAGTAGTAGAATATCAAAAGAATGTTCCTGACTTGTACAAACACATTAAAGAAGTAGTTGCATCACAAGTTTCTAAGATTACTGACTTGGAAGTTATTGAAGTGAACGTTAATGTTGTTGATATTAAAACGAAAGAACAATATGAAGCAGATTCAGTAAGCTTGCAAGATCGTGTAACTGGAGTAGTTGAATCAACAGGTGAGTTTGCATCTGAACAGTTTGAAAATGTTAAAACAGGTTTGGGAAATGGATTCTCAGCAGTTAAAGAAAAAGTTGGCGAAGGCGTAGAAGCCGTAACTGACTCTTCATCAAATGAAAAACCACGTGTTCATTAA
- the amaP gene encoding alkaline shock response membrane anchor protein AmaP, with translation MSKSKKILSLIFCILILTILIPILLDYHKVSGLGLHLVNWKRISFLGYYLSRYLFWGTLVLSILILLFMLVIIFYPKQHLEIKLEDAGGELKLKNSAIEGFVRSVVNENNFIKNPKVHVNSRKNKCLVYVEGEVLPSDNIIKRTQSIKDEIGNGLTQFFGMNHGVKLDVSVKDYKPKTPTKKLVSRVK, from the coding sequence ATGTCAAAATCTAAGAAAATACTTTCTCTTATATTTTGTATTTTAATCTTGACAATTTTGATTCCTATTTTGCTAGATTACCATAAAGTTAGCGGTTTAGGACTTCACTTAGTTAACTGGAAGAGAATTTCCTTTTTAGGATATTATCTTTCAAGATATCTTTTCTGGGGTACCTTGGTTCTCTCAATTTTAATTTTATTATTCATGCTAGTAATCATCTTTTATCCTAAACAACATTTAGAGATAAAGTTAGAAGATGCTGGTGGTGAGCTAAAACTAAAAAATTCTGCTATTGAAGGATTTGTTCGTAGTGTAGTTAATGAAAACAACTTCATTAAGAATCCTAAAGTTCATGTAAATAGTCGGAAAAATAAATGTTTAGTTTACGTGGAAGGAGAAGTTCTTCCTTCAGATAATATTATTAAACGAACTCAGTCTATAAAAGATGAAATCGGTAATGGATTAACACAGTTTTTTGGAATGAATCATGGTGTTAAGCTTGATGTTTCTGTAAAAGATTATAAGCCTAAAACACCAACAAAAAAACTTGTGAGTCGTGTAAAGTAA
- a CDS encoding DUF2273 domain-containing protein has translation MEQFKKHKLPVLFGLGAIILATLIVSVGLFKMLFILICAILGIGIGFYLQQKGLFK, from the coding sequence ATGGAACAGTTTAAAAAACACAAACTTCCAGTCCTATTTGGATTAGGAGCTATTATCTTAGCAACTCTAATTGTATCCGTTGGTTTATTTAAGATGTTATTTATCTTAATTTGCGCCATTTTGGGAATAGGAATTGGATTTTATTTACAACAAAAAGGACTATTTAAATAA